In Onthophagus taurus isolate NC chromosome 6, IU_Otau_3.0, whole genome shotgun sequence, a genomic segment contains:
- the LOC111415545 gene encoding uncharacterized protein produces MSKTVDSVIFLAKYINQLETIIETCSLQPLVKKVVKKLVIAEVKEDEEKVDEKTDDKKGDETVEEEETIPVINKELASLKVYQETEDIYEPQMCIWDFMGKEDLEQFLSINNRGKLREILEQRLGKSPTGFSKLIAVEFLLDATNFCRRSTFNTEQCGSIISMLYWTHKFFTSNLFVCPEDVFNYFRQFLVFHVLFFPPTHLNLFTPEEGEVVLKFFFRLYLRHLPLVRMLTLPNFGFELEYVLEPDMKPDKGKGKGKGKGKDKKGGKKKK; encoded by the exons atgaGTAAAACCGTCGATTCTGTTATATTTCTAGCGAAATATATAAATCAACTAGAAACTATCATTGAGACATGTTCCCTACAGCCTCTGGTGAAGAAAGTTGTTAAAAAACTTGTTATTGCTGAAGTAAAAGAAGATGAAGAGAAAGTAGATGAGAAAACTGATGATAAAAAAGGTGATGAAACagttgaagaagaagaaactaTTCcagttattaataaagaattggCGTCACTAAAAGTGTATCAAGAAACTGAAGATATTTATGAGCCACAAATGTGTATTTGGGATTTTATGGGAAAAGAAGATTTAGAACAGTTTTTGTCGATTAATAATAGAGGAAAATTAAGGGAAATATTag agcAAAGATTAGGAAAATCTCCAACTGGTTTTAGTAAACTAATAGCAGTGGAATTTCTTTTGGATGCAACAAATTTTTGTCGTAGATCAACATTTAATACTGAACAATGTGGAAGTATCATATCAATGTTGTATTGGActcataaattttttacaagcaatttatttgtttgtcCTGAAGacgtttttaattactttagaCAATTCTTAGTGTTCCACGTCTTATTT tTTCCTCCAACACATTTGAATCTCTTTACCCCCGAAGAAGGAGAAgtagtgttaaaatttttctttcggCTTTATCTTCGTCATTTACCCTTAGTAAGAATGTTAACTTTACCGAATTTTGGTTTTGAATTGGAATATGTTCTTGAACCTGATATGAAACCGGATAAAGGAAAAGGGAAAGGTAAAGGGAAAGGAAAAGATAAGAAAGGTggcaaaaagaagaaataa